One Aegilops tauschii subsp. strangulata cultivar AL8/78 chromosome 7, Aet v6.0, whole genome shotgun sequence genomic window carries:
- the LOC109749514 gene encoding uncharacterized protein, whose protein sequence is MGAPDTSWVFADLAVADSSRYSTRSRLLLTGLSFAIGILTLLLYLAVSYACRRRRRRRLCRRQRGAGAGAGAEDQEAGMSDAAIVYERADAEAAPVDCAVCLGQVEAGEKLRRLPKCAHLFHADCVHAWLRAHSTCPMCRAATTGTTPAATAAAEAPPPAVVAGTPPALERMN, encoded by the coding sequence ATGGGCGCGCCGGACACATCATGGGTGTTCGCGGACCTCGCCGTCGCCGACAGCTCCAGGTACAGCACCCGCTCGCGGCTGCTGCTCACGGGGCTCTCCTTCGCCATCGGCATCCTCACCCTCCTCCTCTACCTCGCTGTCTCCTATGCCTgcagacgccgccgccgccgtcgcctttgCCGCCGTCAGCGCGGCGCGGGCGCGGGTGCTGGTGCGGAGGACCAGGAGGCCGGCATGAGCGACGCGGCGATTGTCTACGAGCGGGCCGACGCGGAGGCGGCGCCCGTGGACTGCGCGGTGTGCCTCGGGCAGGTGGAGGCCGGCGAGAAGCTGCGTCGGCTCCCCAAGTGCGCGCATCTGTTCCACGCGGACTGCGTCCACGCCTGGTTGCGCGCGCACTCCACCTGTCCCATGTGCCGCGCCGCCACCACTGGCACAACCCCGGCCGCGACAGCGGCGGCAGAGGCGCCGCCACCAGCCGTGGTTGCAGGCACGCCGCCTGCCTTGGAACGGATGAATTGA